One region of Triticum aestivum cultivar Chinese Spring chromosome 6B, IWGSC CS RefSeq v2.1, whole genome shotgun sequence genomic DNA includes:
- the LOC123137723 gene encoding cytochrome P450 86A2 produces the protein MEVGTWAVVVSAVAAYMAWFWRMSRGLRGPRVWPVLGSLPGLVQHAEDMHEWIAGNLRRAGGTYQTCIFAVPGVARRGGLVTVTCDPRNLEHVLKARFDNYPKGPFWHGVFQDLLGDGIFNSDGDTWLAQRKTAALEFTTRTLRTAMSRWVSRSIHGRLLPILADAAKGKAHVDLQDLLLRLTFDNICGLAFGKDPETLAQGLPENEFASAFDRATEATLNRFIFPECLWRCKKWLGLGMETTLTSSMAHVDQYLAAVIKKRKLELAAGNGKCDTAATHDDLLSRFMRKGSYSDESLQHVALNFILAGRDTSSVALSWFFWLVSTHPAVERKIVRELCSVLAASRGAHDPALWLAEPFTFEELDRLVYLKAALSETLRLYPSVPEDSKHVVADDYLPDGTFVPAGSSVTYSIYSAGRMKAVWGEDCLEFRPERWLSADGTKFEQHDSYKFVAFNAGPRVCLGKDLAYLQMKNIAGSVLLRHRLSVAPGHRVEQKMSLTLFMKDGLRMEVRPRDLAPILDEPCGLDAGAATAAAASATAPCA, from the coding sequence ATGGAGGTGGGGACGTGGGCGGTGGTGGTGTCGGCGGTGGCCGCGTACATGGCGTGGTTCTGGCGGATGTCGCGCGGGCTGCGCGGGCCGCGGGTGTGGCCCGTGCTCGGCAGCCTGCCCGGCCTGGTGCAGCACGCCGAGGACATGCACGAGTGGATCGCCGGCAACCTGCGCCGCGCGGGCGGCACGTACCAGACCTGCATCTTCGCCGTGCCCGGGGtggcgcgccgcggcggcctggtcACCGTCACCTGCGACCCGCGCAACCTGGAGCACGTCCTGAAGGCGCGCTTCGACAACTACCCCAAGGGCCCCTTCTGGCACGGCGTCTTCCAGGACCTgctcggcgacggcatcttcaACTCCGACGGCGACACCTGGCTCGCGCAGCGCAAGACGGCCGCGCTCGAGTTCACCACTCGCACGCTCCGCACGGCCATGTCCCGCTGGGTCTCGCGCTCCATCCACGGCCGCCTCCTGCCCATCCTGGCCGACGCGGCCAAGGGCAAGGCGCACGTGGATCTCCAggacctcctcctccgcctcacctTCGACAACATCTGCGGCCTGGCCTTCGGCAAGGACCCGGAGACGCTCGCCCAGGGCCTGCCGGAGAACGAGTTCGCCTCCGCGTTCGACCGCGCCACCGAGGCCACGCTCAACCGCTTCATCTTCCCGGAGTGCCTGTGGCGCTGCAAAAAGTGGCTGGGCCTCGGCATGGAGACCACGCTGACCAGCAGCATGGCCCACGTCGACCAGTACCTCGCCGCCGTCATCAAGAAGCGCAAGctcgagctcgccgccggcaacggCAAATGCGACacggcggcgacgcacgacgaccTGCTCTCCCGGTTCATGCGGAAGGGTTCCTACTCGGACGAGTCGCTCCAGCACGTGGCGCTCAACTTCATCCTCGCCGGCCGCGACACCTCCTCCGTGGCGCTCTCCTGGTTCTTCTGGCTCGTGTCCACCCACCCTGCGGTGGAGCGCAAGATCGTGCGCGAGCTCTGCTCCGTTCTCGCCGCGTCACGGGGCGCCCATGACCCGGCATTGTGGCTGGCGGAGCCCTTCACCTTCGAGGAGCTCGACCGCCTGGTCTACCTCAAGGCGGCGCTGTCGGAGACCCTCCGCCTCTACCCCTCAGTCCCCGAGGACTCCAAGCACGTCGTCGCGGACGACTACCTCCCCGACGGCACGTTCGTGCCGGCCGGGTCGTCGGTCACCTACTCCATATACTCCGCGGGGCGCATGAAGGCGGTGTGGGGGGAGGACTGCCTCGAGTTCCGGCCGGAGCGATGGCTGTCGGCCGACGGCACCAAGTTCGAGCAGCACGACTCGTACAAGTTCGTGGCGTTCAACGCCGGGCCGAGGGTATGCCTGGGCAAGGACCTAGCCTACCTGCAGATGAAGAACATCGCCGGGAGCGTGCTCCTCCGGCACCGCCTGAGCGTGGCGCCGGGCCACCGCGTGGAGCAGAAGATGTCGCTCACGCTCTTCATGAAGGACGGGCTACGGATGGAGGTACGTCCACGCGACCTCGCCCCCATCCTCGACGAGCCCTGCGGCCTGGAcgccggcgccgccaccgccgccgcagcaaGTGCCACAGCGCCGTGCGCGTAG